One Elephas maximus indicus isolate mEleMax1 chromosome X, mEleMax1 primary haplotype, whole genome shotgun sequence DNA segment encodes these proteins:
- the LOC126068835 gene encoding melanoma-associated antigen B2-like, whose product MPRGHKSKLRAREKRRQTQGDTHSVDGAQAIAAEEEGSPSSSSPPFGGSPPSSPATAVPQGPQSIPPITTAAAGASGTRAAGGAEGQDEGGPSSSAAPAPTERSQRDPVTRRVSMLLQFLLYKYKMKEPITKAEMMKIINKRYKEHFPDILRRASVHLEVVFGLELKEVDSKGESYALVSQLEISKEENFIGSRGFPKNGLLMPLLGMIYRNGDRATEEEMWAFLNVLGIYDGKWHFMFGEPRKLITKDLVQEEYLEYRQVPNSDPPRYEFLWGPRAHTEANKKKVLEFLAKISATDPGAFQAVYEEIWRFTKRGPQAENAPGPVLMPGQGPLSG is encoded by the coding sequence ATGCCTCGTGGTCACAAGAGTAAGCTCCGTGCCCGTGAGAAACGTCGCCAGACCCAAGGTGACACCCACAGTGTCGATGGTGCTCAGGCAATTGCAGCAGAGGAGGAAGGgtccccttcctcttcctctcctccttttggGGGGTCTCCCCCGAGCTCCCCTGCTACTGCCGTTCCCCAGGGGCCTCAGAGCATCCCGCCCATCaccactgctgctgctggtgcttcGGGCACAAGAGCTGCTGGAGGGGCCGAGGGCCAAGATGAGGGAGGTCCAAGTTCCTCTGCGGCCCCAGCCCCCACTGAGAGGTCTCAAAGAGACCCCGTAACCCGGAGGGTGAGCATGTTGTTGCAGTTCCTGCtgtacaaatataaaatgaaagagcCCATTACgaaggcagaaatgatgaagatcatcaaCAAAAGGTACAAGGAGCACTTCCCTGACATCCTGAGGAGAGCCTCTGTGCACCTGGAGGTGGTCTTTGGGCTTGAGCTGAAGGAAGTCGACTCCAAAGGTGAATCCTATGCCCTTGTCAGCCAATTGGAGATCAGCAAGGAAGAGAATTTTATTGGTAGCAGGGGGTTTCCCAAGAATGGGCTCCTGATGCCTCTCCTGGGCATGATCTACAGGAATGGCGACCGGGCCACCGAGGAGGAGATGTGGGCATTCCTGAATGTGCTGGGGATCTACGATGGGAAGTGGCACTTCATGTTTGGGGAGCCCAGGAAGCTCATCACCAAAGATTTGGTGCAGGAAGAGTACCTGGAGTACCGGCAGGTGCCCAACAGTGATCCTCCACGCTACGAATTCCTGTGGGGTCCCAGAGCCCACACTGAAGCCAACAAGAAAAAAGTCCTGGAGTTTTTGGCCAAGATCAGTGCTACCGACCCCGGTGCCTTCCAAGCCGTGTATGAAGAAATTTGGAGATTTACGAAGAGAGGGCCGCAGGCAGAAAATGCACCGGGGCCCGTCCTAATGCCAGGGCAAGGGCCCCTTTCAGGGTGA
- the LOC126068836 gene encoding melanoma-associated antigen B2-like yields the protein MPRGHKSKLRAREKRRQAQGDTHSVKGAQATAAEEQGSPSSSSPPFGGPPQSSPAARTPQGSQRAPSTTTAAAGVSGRRAPRGAEGQGEGRPSSSSARAPNERSQRDPLTRRVIMLSQFLLSKYKMEERITKGKMMKIINKRYKEHFPEILRRASEYIELAFGLDMKEADAKGQSYALVSKLEITEEENLSGGRGFPKTGLLMPLLAMISMNGNRATEEKMWEFLNMVGMYDGKTHFIFGEPRKLITKDLVQAEYLEYRPVPNSDPPRYEFLWGPRAQAEASKTKVLEFLAKVKDTNSSAFQALYK from the coding sequence ATGCCTCGTGGTCATAAGAGTAAGCTCCGCGCCCGCGAGAAACGTCGCCAGGCCCAAGGTGACACCCACAGTGTCAAGGGTGCTCAGGCCACTGCAGCAGAGGAGCAAGGgtccccctcctcttcctctcctccttttggGGGGCCTCCCCAGAGCTCCCCTGCTGCTCGCACTCCCCAGGGGTCTCAAAGAGCTCCATCCACCACCACTGCTGCTGCAGGTGTTTCGGGCCGAAGAGCTCCTAGAGGGGCCGAGGGCCAAGGTGAGGGACGTCCAAGTTCCTCTTCGGCCCGAGCCCCGAATGAGAGGTCACAAAGGGACCCTCTAACCAGGAGGGTGATCATGTTATCACAGTTTCTGCTGTCAAAGTATAAAATGGAAGAGCGCATTACgaagggaaaaatgatgaagatcatcaaCAAAAGGTACAAGGAGCACTTCCCTGAGATCCTGAGGAGAGCCTCTGAGTACATAGAGCTGGCCTTTGGCCTTGACATGAAGGAAGCTGACGCCAAAGGTCAATCCTATGCCCTTGTCAGCAAGCTGGAGATCACCGAGGAAGAGAATCTGAGTGGCGGCAGAGGGTTTCCCAAGACCGGGCTTCTGATGCCTCTCCTGGCCATGATCTCCATGAATGGCAACCGGGCCACCGAGGAAAAGATGTGGGAATTCCTGAATATGGTTGGGATGTACGATGGGAAGACGCACTTCATCTTTGGGGAGCCCCGGAAGCTCATCACCAAAGATTTGGTGCAGGCAGAGTACCTGGAGTACCGGCCGGTGCCCAACAGTGATCCGCCACGCTACGAATTCCTGTGGGGTCCCAGAGCCCAAGCTGAAGCCAGCAAGACAAAAGTCCTGGAGTTTCTGGCCAAGGTCAAAGATACCAACTCCAGTGCCTTCCAAGCCCTGTATAAATAA